From Megalops cyprinoides isolate fMegCyp1 chromosome 18, fMegCyp1.pri, whole genome shotgun sequence, one genomic window encodes:
- the tbc1d10c gene encoding TBC1 domain family member 10A, protein MESGSTHLDQNGEDSSGSDNVSLLSAGVPATETDRFGFILGTGSTVGNEGPPPEVVRQRETKWLNIISQWDRIILKKTNKVKDQCRKGIPASLRARCWPLLCCATERMKQNKTLYQSLDSAPGLQSWVDVIERDIDRQFPFHEMFLSRDGHGQRGLFRVLKAYTQFRPDEGYCQGQGPVAAVLLMNMPAEEAFWCLVQISEQYLPGYYSPLLEGVLFDAGVLSGVLRRACPAAHKHLQKHGVEPLMFATDWLMCLYTRHLPFNTLLRVWDLFFCYGVRVLFQVAVVLVRRTLGRPEQREECEGQMETLEKLRGVKARILQEDDAFIEEVCSVPLSGKDLERETEKELQRWRKERPASTFDPRHRCHGYRAAWRKEREREEAQQKVEREKGNLSVPLLRSPSSLSPSLLRKKLRRESRTEMGEKEGGGGR, encoded by the exons ATGGAGTCCGGGTCGACCCACTTGGACCAAAACGGAGAAGACAGTTCTGGTTCTGATAATGTGTCCCTGCTCAGCGCCGGGGTGccagccacagagacagaccGATTTGGGTTCATTCTTGGCACTGGGTCGACTGTCGG GAATGAAGGCCCGCCTCCAGAGGTGGTCAGACAAAGGGAGACAAAGTGGCTAAACATCATCAGCCAATGGGATCGCATCATACTGAAGAAGACCAACAAG GTGAAAGATCAGTGTCGGAAGGGTATCCCCGCATCACTCAGGGCAAGGTGCTGGCCACTGCTCTGCTGTGCCACAGAGAGAATGAAGCAAAACAAGACACTGTACCAG AGTCTGGACTCTGCCCCTGGGCTGCAGAGCTGGGTTGATGTGATTGAGAGAGACATTGACAGGCAGTTCCCTTTCCACGAGATGTTCCTCTCCAGGGATGGCCACGG GCAACGCGGGCTCTTTCGGGTCCTGAAGGCGTACACGCAGTTCAGGCCGGACGAGGGCTACTGTCAGGGCCAAGGCCCGGTAGCCGCGGTGCTTCTGATGAACATGCCCGCTGAG gaGGCATTCTGGTGTCTGGTGCAGATCAGTGAGCAATACCTCCCTGGATACTACAGCCCCCTGTTG gAAGGCGTGCTGTTTGATGCGGGCGTGCTCAGTGGGGTCCTGCGCAGGGCGTGTCCCGCCGCCCACAAACACCTGCAGAAACATGGGGTTGAGCCGCTCATGTTCGccactgattggctgatgtGTCTCTATACCCGACACCTGCCCTTCAACACCCTGCTCCGGGTGTGGGACCTGTTCTTCTGCTACG GTGTGCGGGTGCTGTTCCAGGTGGCGGTGGTTCTGGTGCGCAGGACTCTGGGAAGGCcggagcagagggaggagtgTGAGGGGCAGATGGAGACCCTGGAGAAGCTGAGGGGGGTGAAGGCCCGGATTCTGCAGGAGGACGACGCCTTCATTGAGGAA GTGTGTTCAGTTCCGCTCTCGGGAAAGGACCtagagcgagagacagagaaagaactGCAGAGGTGGCGGAAAGAGCGGCCGGCCTCGACCTTCGACCCTCGACATCGCTGCCATGGATACAGGGCAGCCTGGAGGaaggagcgggagagagaggaggcgcAGCAGaaagtggagagggagaaggggaacCTGTCCGTCCCTCTGCTACGGtcaccctcctccctctccccctcgctcCTCCGAAAGAAGTTGAGGCGAGAAAGCAGAACGGAaatgggagagaaggagggaggaggaggaaga
- the ndufs8b gene encoding NADH:ubiquinone oxidoreductase core subunit S8b yields MAAVLRVLYGAPRPGALAACSGLVRPLSLSVRREGYKYVNAQEVPTDLKSITDRAAQTLLWTELFRGLGMTMSYLFREPATINYPFEKGPLSPRFRGEHALRRYPSGEERCIACKLCEAICPAQAITIEAEPRADGSRRTTRYDIDMTKCIYCGFCQEACPVDAIVEGPNFEFSTETHEELLYNKEKLLNNGDKWEAEISANIQADYLYR; encoded by the exons ATGGCGGCCGTGCTGCGTGTGCTTTACGGTGCGCCCAGGCCAG GTGCTCTTGCTGCCTGCTCCGGCCTGGTTCGTCCCCTCAGTTTGTCGGTGCGGAGAGAGGGATACA aatATGTGAATGCCCAGGAGGTGCCCACAGACTTAAAGTCCATCACAGACCGAGCAGCACAGACTTTGCTGTGGACTGAACTTTTTAGAG GTTTGGGGATGACCATGAGCTACTTGTTTCGGGAGCCAGCTACCATTAACTACCCATTTGAGAAGGGCCCACTGTCACCCCGTTTCCGTGGTGAACACGCCCTGCGTAGGTACCCCTCCGGTGAGGAGCGCTGCATCGCCTGCAAGCTTTGTGAGGCCATCTGCCCAGCCCAG GCCATCACAATCGAGGCGGAGCCCCGCGCTGATGGCAGCAGGCGAACGACGCGCTACGACATCGACATGACCAAATGCATCTACTGCGGCTTCTGTCAGGAGGCTTGCCCTGTGGACGCCATTGTGGAg GGTCCCAACTTTGAGTTCTCCACCGAGACCCACGAGGAGCTGCTGTACAACAAGGAGAAACTGCTCAACAATGGCGACAAATGGGAGGCCGAGATCAGTGCCAATATACAGGCCGACTACCTTTATAGATAG
- the ran gene encoding GTP-binding nuclear protein Ran, whose product MAEGEPQVQFKLVLVGDGGTGKTTFVKRHLTGEFEKKYVATLGVEVHPLVFHTNRGAIKFNVWDTAGQEKFGGLRDGYYIQAQCAIIMFDVTSRVTYKNVPNWHRDLVRVCENIPIVLCGNKVDIKDRKVKAKSIVFHRKKNLQYYDISAKSNYNFEKPFLWLARKLIGDPNLEFVAMPALAPPEVAMDPSLAAQYEHDLKVASETALPDEDDDL is encoded by the exons ATGGCAGAAGGGGAGCCCCAGGTCCAGTTTAAG TTGGTGTTGGTGGGTGATGGTGGCACAGGGAAGACCACCTTTGTGAAGAGACACTTAACAGGAGAGTTTGAGAAGAAATATGTTG ccaCTCTGGGCGTGGAGGTACATCCCCTGGTCTTCCACACCAACAGAGGCGCTATCAAGTTCAATGTGTGGGACACAGCCGGGCAGGAGAAATTTGGGGGGCTAAGAGATGGCTACTACATACAAG cccagTGTGCGATCATCATGTTCGACGTGACCTCGAGGGTCACCTACAAGAACGTGCCAAACTGGCACCGTGACCTGGTGCGCGTGTGCGAGAACATTCCCATCGTGCTCTGCGGCAACAAGGTGGACATCAAGGACAGGAAAGTCAAGGCCAAGAGCATTGTTTTCCACCGCAAGAAGAACCTGCAG TACTACGACATCTCTGCGAAGAGCAACTACAACTTTGAGAAGCCTTTCCTGTGGTTGGCACGGAAACTGATAGGAGACCCCAACCTGGAGTTTGTTGCCATGCCTGCCCTCGCTCCCCCGGAGGTTGCCATGGACCCCTCCCTTGCTGCTCAGTATGAGCATGACCTCAAA GTGGCATCAGAAACAGCGCTCCCAGATGAAGATGATGACCTCTAA